A region of the Anaerolineae bacterium genome:
CGGGCGGAAGGGACGCGGATGCGCTACGGGCTGGCGACGCTATGCGTTGGCGTGGGGCAGGGTGAGGCCACGATCATCGAGATGGTGTGACGCGGCAGCGCGGAAACAGGACGCCCGCCACTGGCGCCGAAGCCGGGGCGGGCGTTTTGCTGGCGTCAGGCCGGGAAGCGGGCCGTGATACATCTCAGTCCCGCCTGTCGGCCTCCTGCTCTACCGGGAAGTCCGGCACCCCAGCTGCCTGCTCGATATAGATCGACCGCGACGGGAAAGCGAATGACAGCCCCATTTCCGCCACGATGTCCATCACCTGCAGCATGATCTCCTGCTGTTCTTTCATGAAAGCCATCCAGTCCGGGAGCTGAACGTAGGCGATCAGCCGCACATTCAGTGCACTATCCCCGAACCCCGTGAACAGCACGTTCACAGTGTCTCCGGCGATTGATTCCCGTGAGCGCAGTAGCGCTTCCAGCCGCTGCAGCAACTGGCGCATCTGGGCGCTGGTGGTGCTGTAGGTCAGGCCGATAGTCATGTCCAGCCGCCGCTGGGTCAGGCGCGACCAGTTGGTGACTACCGATCCGGCCAGCTTGCTGTTGGGGATGGTGACCAGGGCGCGATCAAGCTGGCGGATGCGCGTAGTGCGGAAACCGACGTGCTCCACAGTGCCGGTGACGTCGGGCGTGCTGATGTATTCGCCGACAGCCAGCGGCCGGTCGCCGACGATGGTGGCGAAGCCGAACACGTTGGCAACCGTGTTTTCAGCGGCCAGGGCGACGGCCAGCCCGCTGACGCCCAGCCCGGCGATCAGGCCGCCGATATCGTATTGCCACTCGCCCAGCACGGTCAGAATGGCCAGGATGACCACCAGCGCCTTGAGCATTGTGCGCAGGAAGGGCAGGAGCTGCTCGTCGAGGTGGATGCCGGTGATGGCTGCCAGGCCACGCGCTGAGCGCATGATCAGCCCGATCCCTTTGTACAGCGCGGCGAAGGCAGCCACAATGACCAGCGTGCGAGTCAGGTTGGTGGCGAAGGCGGGTGGCTCTACCCATAGGATGGTTGAGGCGGCGGCAACCGCCAGCGCCCAGACCAGCAGCTGTACCGGCACCCGCACGGTATCCAGCAGCACGTCATCGGCTTCAGTGGTGGTGCTGCGGGCCAGTCGGCGCAGACGTGGCAAGATCAGCCGGAACAGGGCGCGCTGGGCCAGCCACAGCCCGACGACCACCAGAATGACCATGCCGCCGCGGACGACCAGCGCTTGAAGGCCGGTCAAAGGGAGAGTGTCAGGGAACATCGTCAGTCCGTTTCACTGTGCAACGCTAATCGGGTGCTGGCGTAATCTTGACAGAGGGTCGCCCGGAGCGCAACCATGTTGGCCGCTCGGCAGGGCGGGGTAGAATAGCGAGCGTGGGAACTCTGCCGCGCTGGGCGGCACACTGACAGCGGAAGGGTGGTGAACCAATGGTCAGGGCGCTCGTGACAGGTAGCACCGGTTTCATCGGCGCGCATGTGGTGCGGGCTTTGCTGGCGGCCGGGCATCAGGTGCGCGCCCTGCGGCGCGCAACCAGCGCCACCACCGCTCTGGAGGATGTGTACGGCTACGAGCTGGTGATCGGTGATGTGCTTGACCCGGCCTCGCTGGAAGGGGCGCTGGATGGTTGCGAATGGGTTTTCCATGTCGCAGCGGTGTCCGACTACTGGCGGCAGCCGGTGGAACGGCTCTACCGGGTCAACGTCGATGGCACGCGGAACGTGCTGGCCGCGGCCCGGCGGGCGGGTGTCAAACGGCTGATCTTCACCAGCAGCGCCTCGGCGGTTGGAATGCGCGAGGACGGCTTCCCCGCGGATGAGACGGTCACGTTCAACCTGCCACCGGCGGCCTTCCCCTACGCCCATAGCAAGTTCCTGGCGGAGATCGAGGTACTCAAAGCGGTGATCGCCGGGCTGGACTGCGTGATCCTCAACCCGGCTGTGGTGACCGGCCCCGGTGATGTGTATCAGGGGGCTGGCAGTCTGATGATTGAGCTGAGCAAGGGTCATCTCCCGGCTGTCCCGCCGGGAGGGGTGACGCTGATCGATGTGCGCGATGTGGCGGCAGCGCATGTGGCTGCTGCGGAACGTGGGCGGGTGGCCGAACGTTACCTGCTTGGCGCCGTCGACCTGAGCCATCGCGCCTGGATTCGGCTGATCGCGGATGTGGTCGGTGTTCGACCGCCGTGCCTGTACCTGCCGCCGGAAGCTATGCCGTTGCTGGGAGCCGTGATCGACCTGGGCCGGGCGCTGGGCATCCCCATCCCCGCCGATGGCAATCAGGTGCGGCTCAGCGGGCGGCATCTTTACTTCAACTGCCAGAAGGCCTGGGAAGAACTGGGCGAGCCGGAGATCACGATCCAGCAGAGTCTGCGGGATACCTATGACTGGTATCGCGCCCATGGCATGATCTGAGCGCCGCAAGGGTGGCGCTTCTGCTATCTGACACAGTTATGCGGGACGCCGGCGGGCTTCCCTGACTGTTCTCCTGTTCGCCTGTGCGCTGGAAGCTGGCATGCCTGACTTCGTGTTCAACGGGATGCGCTTACACTATGTCGAACGCGGTACAGGCCCGCTGGTCGTGCTGCTGCCGGGCAATACCGCATCCTCGGCCCACATGACGGGTGATGTCGAGCACCTGGCCCGGGGCTATCGTGTGGTTGCGCTGGACCTGCCCGGCACCGGCCGGTCGGACCGGATGGCCGTCTGGCCTGATGATTGGTGGGGGCTGGGAGCGGAGGCCGCCGCTGCGCTCATCGTTCACCTGGGCGAGCCTTCTGCAATCGCTATCGGAATCAGCGGGGGTGGGGTGATCGCGTTGCTGATGGCGATCCGCTTCCCGGCGCTGGTGCGGGCAGTGGTGGCGGATAGCTGCCTGGATCGTCGCGATCCCGACCGCTGGCGGTGGGTAGTGGCCGGGCGCGTGTCGCGCACGCCCGGTATGATCGCTTTCTGGCAACAGGGGCACGGCGTAGACTGGGAACAGGTGGTTGACGCCGATACGGACGCGATTCTCCGTTTCGCAGACGCCGGGGGCGACTGGTTCCACGGGCAGTACGCCCGGATCACCTGCCCGACCCTGCTCACTGCCAGCATGACGGATACGCTCGTGCCGGAAGTGATCGACCGACAGTTAGCGATGGCCCGCACGATTCCCGGTTGCTGCCTGTTCCATGTCAACGGCGGCGACCATCCCCTGATGTGGTCCCGGCCTGAACTCTTCTACGGGGCAGTCTTCGCTTTCCTTGCAACGCTGTAAGCATGAACCGTCGGTTACTGGCGGTCTTTTTGTGTCTCTCTGCGGGATATGAGAATCTCATGTGTCTTCCTGCATTGCGTTGAAAATCTGTCAATTTCTGGTAAAAAAGAGACAATTTTCCTGAGATTTTTATGAGTTTACAAGGAAGCTGTCTCATGACCTTCGGACGGATCGCCAATCTTGCGCGGATGGGTTTCTTCCCCTTGGCGCTGGGGTTGACCGGCGTATTTGTGACGGGCACACTGAACCGGGTGATGATCGTGGAGCTGGAGATCCCGGCTACGCTGGTGGGAGCGTTCCTGGCCGTGCCGCTGCTGCTCTCTCCGCTGCGGATGTGGCTGGGCTACCGGTCTGATGCGGCCCCGCTATGGGGGCTGCGCCGGGAGCCGTATATTGTGTTTGGCGCGCTGTTCAGCGCGGCGGGCGTCCTGGCAGCGACGACGCTGGCCGCTGGCGTGGGGACGCGCACGGTGCTGGCCGGGCTGGGGTTGCTGGTTGCTTTCATGGCCTACGGGGTGGGCAAGCATCTGTCCAGCAACACCTTTGAGGCGCTGATTGCTGACCGGTTCGAAGGCGACGCTCGCTCGCGGGCGATCACGCTCTACAAGCTGCCGATGTTCGTGGGCATCATCGGCGGCGCGATCGGGCTGGGGCGGCTGCTGGAGCCGTTCAGTATTGAGCGATTGCTGGCGGTGGCCTTTGGCCTGGCGCTGCTGGCCTTTGCTTTGGCGGCCCTGGCCGTGATCCGGCAGGAGCCACGTCGTCCGCTGGTACGCGTGGCGGCGGAACAGGCGCGTCGTGTGCCCTTCTGGCAGACTTTCCGGAAGCTGGTGTGGGCGGATCGCCAGGCGCGCCTGTTCTTTGTGTTTGTGATGCTGGCGATCGTCGGCACCCAGACGCAGGAAATCCTGCTGGAGCCATACGGGGCACTGGTGCTGGGGATGAGCGTGGCCGAGACAACTCGCCTGACCTCACTGTGGGGGACGGGGGCGATCCTGGCGATGGCCCTGGGCGGCGGCTGGCTGCTCAAGCGCTTTGGCTACCGGACGGTGTTGCAGGTTGGCCTGCAGGCCAATGTGCTTATCTTTCTGGGCTTGATCGTCGCGGGCGTGCTGGAGAGTACCGGGCTGTTCCGGGGCCTGGTGCTGATCCTGGGCGTCGGGACAGGGCTGGCCTTCGCCGGTTCGATGGCCGCCGTAATTGACTTCACCACAATGGTGCGGGCCGGGTTCCTGATGGGCGTGTGGGGCACGGCGGCGGAACTGGGCGAGGCGGTCGGGAATCTGTTTGGCGGGGCGATCGTGGATACGATCCGGGCACTGACGGGCAGCCCACTGATCGCTTATGGGACGGTCTTTGCTCTGGAAGGGGCGTTGCTGGTGGGTGCGCTGATCCTGCTGGGCCGGATCAATGTACGCGAATCGGTGGCGCTACAGGAAGCCAGCCACGAAGGCGATGGCCTGCTGGCCCGCGCCGCTGGCGATTGAAGCGCTGCTCCCTCTGGGAGTGCATCTCAGTGCACACAGGGCGACCCGCAACGGATCGCCCTGTGTGCTGTAGCGCTGCCTTCAGGGAGCCTGCTCCAGTTCCTGGCGGACGGTGTGGTACAGGGCATCGGCCTTGAGTTCGGCCAGGGTATAGCACGGCCCGCCCATGGCATCAGCGATCTGCTGGGCCAGACCCTGGTCAAAGGCGGCGTGCTCCATGTTGATCGTCACCGTGCGGATCGCATCATGCTTGAAGCGCGATGCGGCCAGTTGAGCTTCTTCCTGTGGGGGAAGGTCAGTCAGGCTGACATTGCCCGCGCCATCCGTCAGCAGGATCATCAGCGGCATCACATCGGGATGCAGGATGCGCTCCTGGCGGATGATCTCGTAGGCCAGGATCAGACCGGCAGAGAGCGGGGTCTTGCCGCCGACAGGAATATCGCTCAGGGCCTTCTTGGCCAGGGTGACCGAATTGGTGGGCTTGAGGACCAGGGTGGCCCGGTTCTTCTGGAAGACCACCAGGCCCACCCGGTCGCGGCGCTGATAGGCGTCGGTCAGCAGGGACATAATCGCGCCCTTGGTAGCCTGCATCCGTTCGGAGACGGCCATGCTCCAGGAGGCATCGACCACGAACAGCACC
Encoded here:
- a CDS encoding mechanosensitive ion channel family protein, producing MTGLQALVVRGGMVILVVVGLWLAQRALFRLILPRLRRLARSTTTEADDVLLDTVRVPVQLLVWALAVAAASTILWVEPPAFATNLTRTLVIVAAFAALYKGIGLIMRSARGLAAITGIHLDEQLLPFLRTMLKALVVILAILTVLGEWQYDIGGLIAGLGVSGLAVALAAENTVANVFGFATIVGDRPLAVGEYISTPDVTGTVEHVGFRTTRIRQLDRALVTIPNSKLAGSVVTNWSRLTQRRLDMTIGLTYSTTSAQMRQLLQRLEALLRSRESIAGDTVNVLFTGFGDSALNVRLIAYVQLPDWMAFMKEQQEIMLQVMDIVAEMGLSFAFPSRSIYIEQAAGVPDFPVEQEADRRD
- a CDS encoding NAD-dependent epimerase/dehydratase family protein, with translation MVRALVTGSTGFIGAHVVRALLAAGHQVRALRRATSATTALEDVYGYELVIGDVLDPASLEGALDGCEWVFHVAAVSDYWRQPVERLYRVNVDGTRNVLAAARRAGVKRLIFTSSASAVGMREDGFPADETVTFNLPPAAFPYAHSKFLAEIEVLKAVIAGLDCVILNPAVVTGPGDVYQGAGSLMIELSKGHLPAVPPGGVTLIDVRDVAAAHVAAAERGRVAERYLLGAVDLSHRAWIRLIADVVGVRPPCLYLPPEAMPLLGAVIDLGRALGIPIPADGNQVRLSGRHLYFNCQKAWEELGEPEITIQQSLRDTYDWYRAHGMI
- a CDS encoding alpha/beta hydrolase, with protein sequence MPDFVFNGMRLHYVERGTGPLVVLLPGNTASSAHMTGDVEHLARGYRVVALDLPGTGRSDRMAVWPDDWWGLGAEAAAALIVHLGEPSAIAIGISGGGVIALLMAIRFPALVRAVVADSCLDRRDPDRWRWVVAGRVSRTPGMIAFWQQGHGVDWEQVVDADTDAILRFADAGGDWFHGQYARITCPTLLTASMTDTLVPEVIDRQLAMARTIPGCCLFHVNGGDHPLMWSRPELFYGAVFAFLATL
- a CDS encoding BCD family MFS transporter — encoded protein: MTFGRIANLARMGFFPLALGLTGVFVTGTLNRVMIVELEIPATLVGAFLAVPLLLSPLRMWLGYRSDAAPLWGLRREPYIVFGALFSAAGVLAATTLAAGVGTRTVLAGLGLLVAFMAYGVGKHLSSNTFEALIADRFEGDARSRAITLYKLPMFVGIIGGAIGLGRLLEPFSIERLLAVAFGLALLAFALAALAVIRQEPRRPLVRVAAEQARRVPFWQTFRKLVWADRQARLFFVFVMLAIVGTQTQEILLEPYGALVLGMSVAETTRLTSLWGTGAILAMALGGGWLLKRFGYRTVLQVGLQANVLIFLGLIVAGVLESTGLFRGLVLILGVGTGLAFAGSMAAVIDFTTMVRAGFLMGVWGTAAELGEAVGNLFGGAIVDTIRALTGSPLIAYGTVFALEGALLVGALILLGRINVRESVALQEASHEGDGLLARAAGD
- a CDS encoding VWA domain-containing protein; translation: MTRRNAGRRSSTRTDRKRGRYIQARPFRPGERKTDLAFDATLRAAAPYQKRRRAATRPALAYTIHSEDLQRKIRVRKASNLVLFVVDASWSMAVSERMQATKGAIMSLLTDAYQRRDRVGLVVFQKNRATLVLKPTNSVTLAKKALSDIPVGGKTPLSAGLILAYEIIRQERILHPDVMPLMILLTDGAGNVSLTDLPPQEEAQLAASRFKHDAIRTVTINMEHAAFDQGLAQQIADAMGGPCYTLAELKADALYHTVRQELEQAP